One genomic region from Eremothecium gossypii ATCC 10895 chromosome I, complete sequence encodes:
- the MRX10 gene encoding Mrx10p (Syntenic homolog of Saccharomyces cerevisiae YDR282C), with the protein MLGRFTRLLVATAQGYRYASNSASAKPIARSLRRSVLPDGPWKITEDKSHPLAHRVSKQMSIKPVTAITTSESYDLNKVIELLFQKGYQPVNLIPNEIVTFKYFYEGLQGDVMVIGQNGSVVSWGFDEASHKQHILPLIDGARTNPLPQSLYESEDLDYVEIESKEEWSQISSLVNVSGLEQSFIKEDLIVVDRTSGDKDMLDKAAFSSGISRSTMLAVLERNMEAHIESTRSFTELLSKGNRLNITEAEILKSTGRLFLMRGKLNLYSELIETPDLYWSEPTLETIYKQVSRNLDVPARISILNKKLDYATDESRALMSVLNEKKSTRLEWIIIYLITVEVCFELHHFYERFFGGKPDAHASLQE; encoded by the coding sequence ATGTTAGGTAGGTTTACGAGACTGCTCGTGGCAACTGCGCAAGGCTATAGGTATGCTTCTAACTCAGCCTCAGCGAAACCAATTGCGCGCTCCCTGCGGAGGTCAGTTTTGCCCGATGGGCCTTGGAAGATAACGGAGGACAAGTCACATCCATTAGCCCATAGAGTCTCCAAGCAGATGTCCATTAAGCCAGTAACAGCAATAACTACTTCAGAGTCTTATGATCTGAATAAAGTCATTGAGTTGCTTTTCCAGAAGGGTTATCAACCAGTTAACCTGATACCCAATGAAATTGTGACGTTCAAGTACTTCTACGAGGGCTTACAAGGTGATGTAATGGTCATTGGACAAAATGGTAGTGTCGTTTCATGGGGATTTGATGAGGCCTCACACAAGCAACATATATTGCCTCTTATTGATGGGGCCCGAACTAATCCGCTCCCGCAATCACTGTATGAAAGCGAAGACCTCGACTATGTGGAGATTGAATCTAAGGAAGAGTGGAGCCAAATATCTAGCTTAGTAAACGTAAGTGGGTTAGAGCAAAGCTTCATTAAGGAGGACTTGATCGTTGTGGACAGGACATCGGGGGACAAGGATATGCTGGACAAGGCTGCGTTCTCGAGCGGTATTTCCCGCAGTACCATGCTCGCTGTATTGGAGCGGAACATGGAAGCGCATATTGAGAGCACAAGAAGCTTTACGGAATTGCTCTCCAAAGGTAATAGGCTCAACATCACAGAGGCTGAGATATTAAAAAGCACGGGCAGATTATTTCTCATGCGTGGGAAACTAAACCTTTACTCCGAACTAATTGAGACTCCTGACTTGTACTGGAGCGAACCAACATTAGAGACCATCTATAAACAGGTCTCTAGGAATCTGGATGTGCCCGCTCGTATTAGCATTCTAAACAAAAAACTTGATTACGCTACAGATGAATCCCGTGCGCTGATGTCGGTGCTTAATGAGAAGAAAAGTACCAGACTAGAATGGATTATCATCTATTTGATTACCGTCGAGGTCTGCTTTGAGCTGCACCACTTCTACGAGCGCTTCTTCGGCGGCAAGCCGGATGCTCATGC
- the NCP1 gene encoding NADPH--hemoprotein reductase (Syntenic homolog of Saccharomyces cerevisiae YHR042W (NCP1)), producing MALKFDKLDFAVICALALAVVAYLKLDVLKELFAADDSALAVQSSSRDIVEVLRENKKDYLVVYASQTGTGEDYAKKFAKELAAKYSLNVMCVDVENYDFDNLNSLPKDVIVSFFVSTYGEGDLPDGGLEFEEWLQVLEEGDLGNVRYTMFGLGNSTYEFYNGAAEKTQKLLKQAGARMLGTFGKADDGAGTTDEDYMAWKDDILEELKDALALHEKEVSFISSYEYKVLPQDLMGSISLGEPNSQYLPGKTLAKKENMQLGPFDATHPYVAPITSTKELFKKKDRNCIHVEFDLSGSNLKYSTGDHLGVWPSNPDEKVEKFLTTFGLDPTTIFDLKPKDITIKPPFPVPTTIGAAVRYYLEISGPVSRQVIGSLLQYVTEEQLKERLQALSKNKEKYAKEITSKCMDLADALLYLSSGKKWTQVPWEFLIETVPHMQPRYYSISSSSSSDKQTVHITAVVENYPNPEVSSLGPVTGVTTNLLRHIHLTRTKEDIAASSLPVHYNLAGPRDLYQNYKLPVHVRRSTFRLPSNPSTPVIMVGPGTGVAPFRGFIRERISFLKNQENVKLGKHLLFYGCRDDADFLYHDEWPVYAKELGSSFELMVAYSRIPNKKKVYVQDHLLERENEVLELINKGAFIYVCGDAKGMSQDVHRTLIDILRRGKNISEEESSEILKQFKTTGKYQEDVW from the coding sequence ATGGCACTGAAGTTTGACAAATTAGATTTTGCTGTCATATGTGCGTTAGCGCTAGCAGTAGTCGCTTATCTGAAGCTGGATGTGCTCAAAGAGCTATTTGCAGCGGATGATTCGGCGTTAGCCGTGCAGTCCAGCTCGCGGGACATCGTTGAGGTTCTGAGGGAGAATAAAAAGGATTACCTGGTTGTCTATGCGTCCCAGACTGGTACTGGAGAGGATTACGCCAAGAAATTTGCAAAAGAGTTGGCAGCCAAATACTCTCTAAACGTTATGTGTGTCGACGTTGAGAACTACGACTTCGATAACTTGAACTCATTGCCCAAGGATGTGATTGTGTCGTTCTTCGTGTCTACTTACGGCGAGGGCGACCTGCCAGATGGCGGGCTAGAATTCGAGGAATGGCTGCAGGTTTTGGAAGAGGGAGATCTCGGCAATGTCCGTTATACGATGTTCGGTCTTGGCAACTCCACCTACGAATTCTACAACGGCGCTGCCGAAAAGACTCAGAAGCTATTGAAGCAGGCGGGAGCACGTATGCTGGGTACTTTTGGGAAGGCTGACGACGGCGCTGGAACGACTGACGAGGATTACATGGCCTGGAAGGACGATATCTTGGAGGAGCTGAAAGACGCATTGGCGCTACATGAGAAAGAGGTCTCATTTATATCCAGTTATGAGTACAAGGTACTACCCCAGGATTTGATGGGTTCTATTTCCCTGGGTGAACCTAACAGCCAATATCTTCCAGGCAAAACGCTTGCGAAGAAAGAAAACATGCAGTTGGGACCTTTTGATGCAACGCACCCTTATGTAGCTCCCATTACCAGCACAAAGGAGTTATTCAAAAAGAAGGACCGCAACTGTATTCATGTGGAGTTTGATCTTTCAGGCTCCAACCTCAAGTACTCTACAGGTGATCATCTTGGTGTGTGGCCATCCAATCCGGATGAAAAAGTAGAGAAGTTCCTAACGACGTTTGGTCTTGATCCGACGACCATTTTTGACTTGAAGCCCAAGGATATTACCATCAAACCGCCATTCCCTGTTCCAACAACAATTGGTGCGGCAGTCAGATACTACTTGGAGATATCTGGCCCAGTATCCAGACAGGTCATTGGCTCTTTACTCCAATATGTTACAGAGGAGCAATTAAAGGAGAGATTACAAGCGCTATCTAAAAACAAGGAAAAGTATGCTAAAGAGATCACATCCAAGTGTATGGATTTGGCAGATGCTTTGCTATACCTCTCCAGCGGCAAAAAGTGGACCCAGGTCCCATGGGAGTTTTTAATCGAAACCGTGCCGCACATGCAGCCCCGTTACTATTCGATTTCTTCGTCATCATCCTCCGACAAGCAGACTGTGCACATCACTGCCGTAGTTGAAAACTATCCAAACCCTGAGGTATCATCATTAGGTCCTGTAACCGGTGTTACCACCAATCTGCTCAGACACATCCACTTGACCCGTACCAAGGAGGACATCGCCGCCTCGTCTTTGCCGGTGCATTACAATCTAGCTGGCCCCCGTGACTTATACCAGAATTATAAACTCCCTGTACATGTACGCCGGTCGACTTTCCGGTTGCCATCAAACCCAAGTACTCCAGTTATTATGGTCGGTCCAGGTACTGGTGTAGCCCCATTCCGCGGCTTTATTCGCGAGCGTATCAGCTTCCTGAAAAACCAGGAAAACGTTAAGCTGGGAAAGCATCTCCTTTTCTATGGATGCCGGGATGACGCCGATTTTCTATACCATGATGAATGGCCCGTCTATGCCAAAGAACTTGGCAGTTCTTTTGAGTTAATGGTCGCTTATTCTAGAATTCCGAATAAGAAGAAGGTATACGTTCAGGATCATCTCTTGGAGCGCGAAAATGAAGTACTAGAACTAATTAACAAGGGCGCATTCATATATGTCTGTGGTGATGCTAAGGGCATGTCACAGGATGTTCACCGGACACTAATCGATATATTGAGAAGAGGGAAAAATATCTCTGAGGAAGAGTCCTCTGAGATTCTCAAGCAATTCAAGACTACCGGTAAGTACCAGGAAGATGTGTGGTAA
- the NSE3 gene encoding Smc5-Smc6 complex subunit NSE3 (Syntenic homolog of Saccharomyces cerevisiae YDR288W (NSE3)), with protein sequence MSDEAEAAETRSPLVCNVVRFVLSQCESQVRSTVLTKTRFTNAARDIAAAENITTTKYAKIFDEANAVLEEVYGFRLVGIPNKKSASNKASRTGDAEAADGDPGSTPITDLGFKGDRFILCSTIKAPPAYMQMVLDQSRQLYVKRLGSGQYEPGTETDHTLTSQFDTDQILALQGIMAVVICIILFSKNNALEQELLTHLAKFGIPTDGYAVPIINMRIQDVLSYMVRLEYIQRTAPAASETGALDSIFYSVDRRTQVEFPQESLVEMCQRLLGLEQTAVQSLRESIALSIGDAYSI encoded by the coding sequence ATGAGTGACGAGGCTGAGGCAGCCGAAACTCGAAGTCCGCTAGTATGTAATGTGGTGCGCTTCGTACTGTCTCAGTGTGAGTCCCAGGTGCGTTCGACAGTGCTCACGAAGACCAGGTTTACGAATGCGGCACGCGACATAGCGGCCGCTGAAAACATCACTACCACCAAATATGCGAAGATATTCGATGAGGCAAACGCCGTTCTCGAAGAAGTATACGGGTTCAGGCTCGTGGGTATTCCCAACAAGAAAAGCGCCTCGAACAAGGCCTCCAGGACTGGCGATGCCGAGGCTGCGGATGGCGATCCCGGCTCCACACCTATCACAGATTTGGGATTCAAGGGCGACCGCTTCATACTCTGTAGTACTATCAAGGCCCCGCCCGCATACATGCAGATGGTGCTGGACCAGAGCCGGCAGCTCTACGTTAAGAGACTAGGCAGTGGACAGTACGAACCCGGCACGGAAACTGACCACACTCTCACTAGCCAGTTCGACACAGATCAGATCCTCGCTCTTCAGGGGATCATGGCTGTGGTCATTTGCATCATACTGTTCTCCAAGAATAATGCCttggagcaggagctgctgacACACCTTGCAAAGTTCGGCATCCCCACCGATGGATACGCCGTTCCGATCATTAACATGCGCATACAGGACGTCCTCTCGTATATGGTCCGGCTGGAATACATTCAAAGGACGGCGCCGGCTGCCTCCGAAACAGGCGCGCTGGACTCGATCTTTTACAGTGTGGACCGCCGTACGCAAGTTGAATTTCCGCAGGAGTCGCTCGTGGAAATGTGCCAACGTTTGTTGGGGCTCGAACAGACTGCCGTCCAATCGCTTCGGGAGTCTATCGCCCTTTCCATCGGAGATGCCTACAGTATCTGA
- the ATG18 gene encoding phosphoinositide binding protein ATG18 (Syntenic homolog of Saccharomyces cerevisiae YFR021W (ATG18)) codes for MSRTGMPVINFINFNQTGTCISMGTSEGLKIFNCDPFGRFYSDEDGGCGIVEMLFSTSLLAVVGIGDNPSMSPRRLRILNTKRHSVICEVTFPTTILAVKMNRSRLVVLLQEQIYIYDINSMRLLYTIETSSNPRGLISMSPSLENNYLAYPSPPKVINSGIKSNANTNNIGISARSSIAEGGSEYLDKGTEPLTDSSKAGADLNSVKASTETTISPGKEHSAGSGLNATSSSGTVKNGDVIFFNLQTLQPTMVIEAHKGEIAALALSKDGTLLATASEKGTIIRVFSVETCTKVYQFRRGTYPTRIYSLNFSDDNEFLAASSSNKTVHIFKLGKPNAENSSAAATNSDDDEGEADSDDGADDDGVGDSDDTRSTVSIESFDNGSHQTREPIVDSSRKTVGRMIRKSSQNLSRKAAKALGSYFPKKVTSILEPRRHFASLKIPIESGSNLKTICTIGEPLTLDISDYPELFSGSRTMAQSASISANSSDSSLTRNSNFVKMIPIRVVSSEGYMYNYVLDPERGGDCLLLSQYPLLMD; via the coding sequence ATGTCGAGGACGGGGATGCCAGTGATCAACTTTATAAACTTCAACCAGACGGGAACATGTATCTCTATGGGGACATCAGAGGGGCTGAAAATCTTCAACTGCGATCCTTTTGGGAGATTCTATTCGGATGAGGATGGAGGATGTGGCATCGTGGAGATGCTGTTTTCAACGTCGCTGCTGGCAGTGGTAGGGATAGGAGATAACCCGTCTATGTcgccgcggcggctgcggatTCTGAATACGAAGAGGCACTCGGTGATCTGTGAGGTCACCTTTCCGACGACTATCCTGGCTGTGAAGATGAACCGCTCGAGGTTGGTGGTATTACTTCAGGAGCAGATATACATATACGACATTAATAGCATGAGGCTTCTCTACACGATTGAGACGTCTTCGAATCCGCGCGGACTTATTTCCATGTCTCCGAGTCTGGAAAACAACTACCTGGCTTACCCGTCACCTCCCAAAGTAATCAATTCCGGAATCAAGAGCAATGCGAATACGAACAATATCGGCATATCTGCTAGGAGTTCTATAGCTGAAGGTGGCTCTGAATATCTGGATAAGGGGACGGAGCCGCTCACCGATAGCAGCAAGGCCGGTGCCGATTTGAACTCCGTGAAGGCAAGTACAGAGACCACTATCTCCCCTGGGAAAGAGCATAGTGCTGGAAGTGGGTTGAATGCCACTTCAAGTAGCGGGACGGTGAAAAATGGTGATGTTATTTTCTTCAACTTACAGACGCTGCAGCCGACGATGGTGATTGAAGCGCATAAGGGCGAGATCGCTGCTCTTGCCCTGAGTAAAGACGGTACTTTACTAGCTACTGCATCTGAAAAAGGTACTATAATTCGTGTCTTTTCGGTCGAAACGTGCACCAAGGTTTATCAATTCCGGAGAGGGACTTATCCTACACGAATATACTCGCTGAACTTTAGCGATGACAACGAATTCCTTGCTGCAAGTTCGTCTAATAAGACTGTACATATATTCAAGCTAGGTAAACCGAATGCGGAAAACTCCAGCGCAGCCGCTACAAATAGTGATGATGATGAAGGAGAAGCGGACTCGGATGACGGCGCCGATGACGACGGAGTTGGTGATAGCGACGACACAAGGTCTACTGTAAGCATCGAATCATTTGACAATGGGTCACACCAAACTCGAGAACCAATTGTAGACTCAAGCAGAAAAACTGTCGGACGGATGATCCGGAAATCGTCCCAGAATCTTTCGCGCAAGGCAGCTAAAGCGTTAGGCAGCTATTTCCCGAAGAAGGTCACCTCCATCCTAGAGCCGCGGCGTCATTTTGCGAGCCTAAAGATCCCCATTGAGAGTGGTAGCAACTTGAAGACCATTTGTACTATTGGCGAGCCTTTGACGCTAGACATCTCTGACTACCCAGAATTATTCAGCGGATCTCGGACAATGGCACAGAGCGCAAGTATTTCAGCGAACTCGTCTGACTCTTCCTTGACTAGGAATTCCAACTTTGTCAAAATGATCCCCATCAGGGTCGTTTCCAGCGAAGGATATATGTATAACTATGTACTTGACCCAGAGCGGGGCGGTGACTGTCTGCTTCTTAGCCAGTACCCGCTGCTCATGGATTGA
- the RBL2 gene encoding Rbl2p (Syntenic homolog of Saccharomyces cerevisiae YOR265W (RBL2)), whose product MAPTQLEIKVRALQRLIKEEKYYQDELREQRERVELLKRDASVDPYELKKQIEVMQDTERLLPRFYEKVQQFYNDLKDFVNGYNGDEDTADAHNALKLGNDLLASRK is encoded by the coding sequence ATGGCGCCAACTCAGCTAGAAATCAAGGTTCGTGCTCTCCAAAGATTGATAAAGGAGGAAAAGTACTATCAGGATGAGCTCAGAGAACAGAGAGAACGTGTAGAACTATTGAAGAGGGACGCATCAGTTGATCCCTATGAACTTAAAAAACAGATTGAGGTTATGCAGGACACAGAGCGGCTTCTACCAAGGTTTTACGAAAAGGTTCAGCAGTTTTACAACGACCTAAAGGATTTCGTCAATGGCTACAATGGCGACGAGGACACTGCTGACGCACATAACGCTCTAAAGCTTGGCAACGACTTGCTCGCCTCAAGAAAGTAG
- the GPN2 gene encoding GTPase GPN2 (Syntenic homolog of Saccharomyces cerevisiae YOR262W) yields the protein MAYGQIVIGPPGSGKSTYCNGCSQFFNAIGRHARIVNMDPANDSLPYQCDVDIRDFITLEEIMNEQHLGPNGGLVYAFESVEHSLSLFALQIKTLVKDENAYLVFDCPGQVELFTHHSALSKIFQQLVRDLDLRVCVVNLMDSIYITSPSQYVSVLLLALRSMLMMDLPHINVLSKIDMLSSYGDLPFRLDYYTEVQDLEYLQPHIEREHKGAKALRYRRLTEAIGEVVSDFNLVAFEVLCVDDKQSMINLQSAIDKANGYIFGASEVGGDTVWAEATRQGTAAIEYDIQDRWIDNKDFYDKEEEARRKKLLEEHELLEKEVDVNQDDEWERAVKEWESQHSVNFVK from the coding sequence ATGGCGTATGGACAGATTGTGATAGGTCCACCGGGGTCTGGGAAGTCGACATACTGTAATGGGTGCAGCCAGTTCTTTAATGCCATCGGCAGACACGCTCGGATCGTGAACATGGACCCTGCAAACGACTCGCTGCCCTACCAATGCGATGTAGACATTCGAGACTTTATTACTCTGGAGGAAATCATGAACGAGCAGCACCTGGGGCCCAACGGAGGGCTGGTGTATGCGTTTGAGTCGGTGGAGCACTCACTGTCGCTGTTTGCGCTGCAGATCAAGACGCTGGTCAAGGATGAGAACGCATATCTCGTCTTTGACTGCCCCGGTCAGGTGGAGCTGTTCACGCATCACTCGGCGCTCTCCAAGATAttccagcagctggtgcGCGACTTGGACCTACGAGTGTGCGTGGTGAACTTGATGGACAGCATCTACATTACATCGCCGTCGCAGTATGTCTCGGtactgctgctggcgctgcgcTCAATGTTGATGATGGACCTGCCCCATATTAACGTTCTCTCTAAGATCGATATGCTGAGCTCGTACGGCGACCTGCCGTTCCGGCTCGACTACTATACCGAGGTGCAAGACTTGGAGTATCTGCAACCGCATATTGAACGCGAACACAAGGGAGCCAAGGCGTTGAGGTACCGCCGACTAACGGAGGCCATAGGAGAGGTGGTTTCGGACTTCAACCTGGTCGCCTTCGAGGTGCTTTGCGTCGATGACAAACAGAGCATGATCAACTTGCAAAGCGCAATCGACAAGGCCAATGGTTATATTTTTGGTGCCTCCGAAGTTGGTGGCGATACTGTGTGGGCGGAGGCAACCCGCCAGGGCACTGCTGCAATTGAATATGACATTCAGGACAGATGGATCGACAACAAGGACTTTTATGACAAGGAGGAAGAGGCTAGGCGCAAGAAGTTACTTGAGGAGCATGAGCTTCTGGAGAAAGAAGTTGATGTCAACCAGGATGATGAATGGGAACGCGCAGTGAAGGAATGGGAGTCCCAGCACTCTGTGAACTTCGTTAAATGA
- the RPN8 gene encoding proteasome regulatory particle lid subunit RPN8 (Syntenic homolog of Saccharomyces cerevisiae YOR261C (RPN8)): protein MSVNYEQVNVAPLVLLSVLDHYKRMNTPDNKRCVGVLLGDNSGSTIKVTNSFALPFEEDEKNPDVWFLDHNYIENMNDMCKKINAKEKMIGWYHSGPKLRSSDLKINGLFKKYTQGNSLLLIVDVKQQGVGLPTDAYMAIEEVKDDGSSTERTFVHLPTAIEAEEAEEIGVEHLLRDVRDQAAGNLSLRLTNQLKSLQGLQRKLRDIVAYLDKVNSGQLPANHIILGKLQDVFNLLPNLGSPDEEAPATKKDDVLASSNTLQKALTVKTNDELMVIYISNLMRAIIAFDNLIENKIKNKKLQEAKRDPEPEEATKEEIQQQESAKA from the coding sequence ATGTCGGTTAATTATGAGCAAGTAAATGTTGCGCCCCTGGTTCTGTTGTCAGTGTTGGATCATTACAAGCGCATGAATACCCCAGACAACAAGCGGTGCGTTGGGGTGCTCTTGGGCGACAATTCAGGGTCGACGATCAAGGTCACCAACTCATTTGCATTGCCATTTGAGGAGGATGAGAAGAACCCTGACGTGTGGTTCCTGGACCACAACTACATAGAAAACATGAACGACATGTGCAAGAAGATCAACGCGAAGGAAAAGATGATTGGCTGGTACCACAGTGGCCCGAAGTTGAGGTCGTCCGACTTGAAGATCAATGGGCTATTTAAAAAATACACACAGGGGAACTCGCTGTTACTAATTGTGGACGTAAAACAACAGGGCGTCGGATTGCCCACGGACGCGTACATGGCGATAGAAGAAGTCAAGGACGACGGCTCCTCGACGGAGCGCACTTTTGTGCATCTGCCCACGGCAATTGAGGCCGAGGAGGCTGAGGAGATTGGGGTGGAgcacctgctgcgcgaTGTGCGCGACCAGGCTGCAGGTAACCTGTCCCTAAGGCTGACCAACCAGCTGAAGTCCCTGCAGGGGCTGCAGCGCAAGCTGCGGGACATCGTAGCCTACCTCGACAAGGTCAACAGCGGCCAACTCCCCGCGAACCACATTATCCTGGGCAAGCTACAGGACGTCTTCAACCTCTTGCCAAACCTAGGCTCCCCCGATGAAGAAGCCCCTGCCACAAAGAAGGACGATGTTCTTGCCTCCTCCAACACTCTGCAGAAGGCTCTGACTGTGAAGACCAACGACGAGCTGATGGTCATATATATTAGCAATCTGATGAGGGCCATCATTGCCTTTGACAACTTGATTGAGAACAAAATCAAGAACAAAAAGCTACAAGAGGCCAAGCGCGATCCCGAGCCTGAAGAGGCCACCAAGGAGGAAATTCAACAGCAGGAATCGGCCAAGGCTTAG
- the COX10 gene encoding protoheme IX farnesyltransferase (Syntenic homolog of Saccharomyces cerevisiae YPL172C (COX10)), whose protein sequence is MPALCATYLIHSGNLRACLRIVPLTKPSVVIAYRHLSKSSSKIAPAAALNTAPIEFTPNTSAASLHERSTVIKDAARSALRCNDTTPTPALPFDVKRVDKANRAAGRKLPAASGVLSAYALMGPYIQLAKPRLTVLVMLSAICSYALSPYPATVLELLSLTVGTTLCSAAANGINMGREPDFDRQMMRTQARPVVRGLVTPMQAYKFSAVSGVIGTAILYAGVNPTVALLGASNIVLYSWFYTSLKRKHIINTWFGAITGAIPPLMGWAAASPLTHPGCWCLAGLLYAWQFPHFNTLSHNIRNEYKNAGHVMTAWKNPKLNARVALRYSLLMFPLCFGLSYYGITDWTYQIDSALVNGWMSFWAFKFWWQQRYNYSKKVYNNKAEFNKGMVLANVYARKTFWVSVLHLPAVLILAIVHKKGRWDWLFSDEGKLVA, encoded by the coding sequence ATGCCTGCTTTATGTGCCACATATCTTATACATTCTGGCAATCTCAGGGCTTGTCTGCGCATTGTACCATTAACAAAGCCATCGGTGGTGATCGCCTATCGACATCTGTCTAAAAGCTCCAGCAAGATagctcctgctgcagcgctGAATACTGCTCCCATCGAATTTACACCGAACACATCAGCTGCATCATTACATGAGCGATCGACAGTTATCAAAGATGCAGCTAGAAGTGCGCTCAGATGCAACGATACGACGCCCACACCCGCACTGCCATTTGACGTGAAGCGGGTAGATAAAGCTAATCGCGCTGCGGGACGAAAACTGCCCGCTGCAAGCGGTGTTCTTTCCGCATATGCTCTTATGGGTCCGTACATTCAGCTGGCGAAACCCAGGCTTACGGTGCTGGTAATGCTGAGCGCGATCTGCTCTTACGCCCTGTCGCCATATCCTGCGACTGTCTTGGAGTTACTGTCGCTCACAGTCGGAACCACACTGTGCTCTGCTGCTGCAAATGGCATTAACATGGGCAGGGAGCCAGACTTTGACAGGCAGATGATGAGAACACAGGCGCGCCCCGTCGTCCGCGGACTGGTCACACCAATGCAAGCATACAAGTTCTCTGCAGTATCAGGAGTTATTGGAACTGCCATCCTATATGCAGGCGTTAACCCAACCGTTGCTCTCTTGGGTGCTTCCAACATCGTTCTGTACAGTTGGTTCTACACATCTCTAAAGAGAAAACACATCATCAACACGTGGTTTGGGGCCATTACGGGGGCTATACCACCTTTAATGGGCTGGGCAGCTGCAAGTCCTCTAACCCACCCCGGTTGTTGGTGTTTAGCTGGTCTACTATACGCTTGGCAGTTTCCTCATTTCAATACATTAAGCCACAACATTAGAAATGAATACAAGAACGCAGGCCATGTCATGACCGCTTGGAAAAACCCAAAGCTAAATGCACGTGTGGCACTACGTTATTCTCTGTTGATGTTCCCTCTCTGCTTTGGACTTTCATATTATGGAATCACGGACTGGACGTACCAGATCGATTCTGCTCTGGTCAATGGCTGGATGTCCTTCTGGGCATTCaagttttggtggcagcagcggTACAACTACTCGAAGAAAGTTTACAACAACAAGGCCGAGTTCAATAAAGGGATGGTTTTGGCCAACGTGTATGCGCGCAAGACGTTTTGGGTCAGCGTATTGCACCTACCAGCTGTATTAATATTAGCAATTGTGCACAAGAAGGGCCGGTGGGATTGGCTATTTAGCGACGAAGGCAAGCTTGTAGCATGA